A single region of the Ignavibacteria bacterium genome encodes:
- a CDS encoding OmpA family protein yields the protein MKKLLLLTSIILVSLTLESYGQVYTDQWRFGFGAMYPRLIGTDAGGKEFNYGGGLSIQLDLSEHAGLRLKPFYTHLESQSTKKSTSDLIGTGFALNYYFIPGYAVTPYLTLGFSGFLQQIKNATDGKDESVLDYTTDLGFGLVFKDLIAKNWDLNAEISYHSVTNDRLDGTNGLIGGMLGGRRDSYMNFGLGVLYNFGFGPKSKYFAGADPKEKTPPMIERYPVYKNSWLFGVGFMYPRFAGTDELGQEFGYGGYVEISKKFNEYVTMRLKPSYIHMPGSNKGQSTDMVNGQVDILYKFIPNEPVSPYIGMGGSAYMYSVNKPASTSIKDGAWQFDYGFNLILGADWKLFSEGYSITTEVGYMTVSHDRLDGLINMSSPVGGFLGGPYDSYMTFSLGLNMYLDRGDKADAPLLYGGIIEQKDKDKDPKKDDPGKNDTKYEPVDYAKIEEIVKKYQTDPIDYNKIEDIIKQYSGKDQTQSWVLYGVNFDFSSAKLRPESYPILNHAAQILLANPGLLIEIGGHTDAVGDDNSNLSLSQNRAESVRSYLIEKGVEASRLTARGYGSTVPVADNGTAEGRAMNRRVEFKVLN from the coding sequence ATGAAGAAACTACTGCTACTTACTTCGATTATTCTTGTCTCGCTAACCCTTGAGTCATACGGACAGGTCTATACTGACCAATGGCGATTTGGATTCGGTGCCATGTACCCCAGACTGATAGGTACTGATGCAGGCGGTAAAGAGTTTAACTATGGCGGAGGGCTGAGCATTCAGCTTGATCTTTCCGAGCATGCCGGGTTAAGACTTAAGCCATTTTACACACATCTTGAATCCCAGTCAACAAAGAAAAGTACATCTGACCTTATCGGTACCGGATTTGCACTCAACTATTACTTCATCCCGGGATACGCAGTTACTCCGTATTTAACCCTCGGATTTTCCGGTTTCCTGCAGCAAATAAAAAATGCCACCGACGGCAAGGATGAAAGTGTGCTCGATTATACTACAGATTTGGGATTTGGACTTGTTTTCAAAGATTTGATCGCCAAAAACTGGGATTTGAATGCAGAGATTTCTTATCATTCAGTCACAAACGACAGACTTGACGGTACGAATGGACTAATTGGCGGTATGCTGGGTGGCCGAAGAGACTCTTACATGAATTTCGGTCTTGGGGTGTTGTACAACTTTGGTTTTGGTCCTAAAAGCAAATATTTTGCCGGTGCTGACCCAAAAGAGAAAACCCCTCCAATGATTGAGAGATATCCTGTTTACAAGAACAGCTGGCTTTTTGGAGTTGGTTTTATGTATCCCAGATTTGCAGGTACTGATGAGCTCGGTCAGGAATTTGGATACGGTGGATATGTCGAGATATCAAAGAAATTTAACGAATATGTAACAATGCGATTGAAACCCTCATATATTCATATGCCCGGTTCCAACAAGGGACAAAGCACAGACATGGTGAACGGCCAGGTGGATATTCTATATAAATTTATCCCTAACGAGCCTGTTTCTCCCTACATTGGAATGGGTGGGAGTGCTTACATGTACTCTGTAAACAAACCCGCAAGCACTTCAATTAAAGACGGTGCCTGGCAGTTTGACTATGGATTTAACCTTATTTTGGGTGCAGACTGGAAACTTTTCTCCGAGGGGTATTCAATTACCACCGAGGTTGGTTACATGACAGTATCTCATGACCGATTGGATGGACTAATTAACATGAGTTCACCAGTGGGCGGTTTCCTTGGTGGTCCTTACGACAGTTACATGACATTCTCATTAGGTTTAAACATGTATCTCGACAGGGGTGACAAGGCAGATGCACCATTGCTTTATGGCGGAATTATTGAGCAAAAAGATAAGGACAAAGACCCCAAGAAGGATGACCCCGGCAAAAATGATACCAAATATGAGCCGGTGGATTATGCCAAAATCGAGGAAATTGTAAAGAAATATCAGACCGATCCAATTGACTACAATAAGATAGAAGATATTATCAAGCAGTACTCCGGCAAGGATCAGACACAGAGCTGGGTATTGTACGGTGTGAATTTCGACTTCAGTTCGGCTAAACTTCGTCCCGAATCATATCCGATTCTCAACCATGCTGCACAGATACTGCTCGCAAATCCGGGTCTTCTAATAGAAATTGGAGGTCACACCGACGCTGTGGGTGACGATAACAGTAATTTATCACTTTCGCAAAACAGAGCTGAATCTGTGAGATCTTATCTGATCGAAAAAGGTGTGGAAGCTTCCAGACTAACAGCGAGAGGTTATGGCTCCACCGTCCCTGTTGCTGATAATGGTACTGCAGAGGGAAGAGCGATGAACAGAAGAGTCGAATTCAAGGTTTTGAACTGA
- a CDS encoding OmpA family protein, which translates to MGPNGGLFGGTLDSYTTLDLGIMYYFSRGKETKICDLPKGVSNEIDYKKIEKMINDAKVTPPPAPEIDYKKIEDMIKKNKPESTKPDAIDHEIVLVGINFDSGSAEIKSEYYAILAQNAAQLIANKKVNVEIIGNTDSKGDLKGNNPLSVKRAQNVKDYLVSKGVEASRMTIKGVADTNPVADNSTKEGRALNRRVEFRIIK; encoded by the coding sequence ATGGGACCAAATGGTGGACTTTTCGGTGGAACTTTGGACAGTTACACTACACTCGATCTTGGTATCATGTATTATTTCTCGAGAGGTAAAGAAACGAAAATCTGCGATTTACCAAAAGGCGTTTCCAATGAGATCGACTACAAAAAAATCGAAAAAATGATTAATGATGCAAAAGTGACTCCTCCTCCTGCACCTGAGATCGACTACAAGAAGATTGAGGACATGATCAAGAAAAACAAGCCTGAGAGCACTAAACCTGATGCTATTGATCATGAAATCGTGTTAGTCGGTATAAACTTTGATTCAGGTTCTGCGGAAATAAAATCAGAATACTATGCTATTCTTGCACAGAACGCAGCTCAGTTGATTGCAAACAAGAAAGTCAACGTTGAGATAATCGGAAACACAGACAGCAAGGGTGACCTTAAAGGTAACAACCCGCTTTCAGTAAAGCGTGCTCAAAATGTGAAAGATTACCTTGTTTCAAAAGGTGTGGAAGCTTCAAGAATGACTATCAAAGGTGTTGCTGACACCAACCCTGTTGCTGACAACTCTACCAAAGAAGGAAGAGCCCTTAACAGAAGAGTGGAATTCAGAATAATCAAGTAA